The DNA window ATCGGATCTGGTAGGCGAACTTCGCCTTCAGGAAATCGGCCGGTTCGGTTTGAACACGCCGGAGCCACATCGCCTGCATCGATGCCGAGTCGGTTGCCTGTTCTCCGGCGACGCTGGTGTCCTCGCCGCCGCTCTTCTTCTTGTCGAAGACGATCTCGTCGGCGCCGATCTGCTGATCGCCCATCTCGCCGCCCTCCTGCTGCATCCTCTCCGCACGGGCGAGGGCGATATTGCGGTTGTCGCGTGCCTCCTGCCAGCCCGGGACACGCGCGAGGGCACGGTCGTAGCTCGCCATGGCGTCATCGTATTGGCCCAGAAAGATCAGGCAGTTGCCGCGGTTGTAGTGTGCCTCGGCGGTGTCGAGACGCGCAAAGGCCGCCTGTGCCGATTTGAATTCCCCTGCGCGGTAGTACGCCGCGCCTTTCCACATCGGGTCTTCGAAGTTCTCGGCGGCGGCATCGAATCTTCCGCCATCGAAAGCGCGCTGGCCCTGCTGGTCGGCGGTCAACCAGAAGCCGGAACTGAGCACGAATACCGCGGCGATTTTCATGACTGCATCTCCGGTTTGGCTTCCTTCCGGAAGGGGCTGAGTGCGAGGACGCATAGGAGCGGAACGAGCAGGTAGCCGCCGTCCTGCCATCTGGTGCCGCCATCGGCGGTGACTGCGACGGGTGTCCGCGCGGCGCGGGCAACGATGCGGTCGATGTCCGAGTCGTCGGCCGCCATTGCGATAACATCGGAGTTGAGGCTGTCCGCCACTTGTCCGAGCCCGTCCGTCGACACGCCTGCTCCGGTGATTGCGAGGATTTGAACGTATGGCTTGCCGGCTGAGCCGTAAGACTCGCTGAGGCGATCCGTCGCAGCTGTGGATGCATCGGTGATGACCAGCAGCGTGCCACCCGTGGCGTTCATGAGCGGCATGGCCCGATCGATCGCAAGATCCAGTCGGTCGCCCTGCACCGGCATGATTTCCGGGGTGATCTCTGCGGCCGTCATCGCGACGGCTTCGGTATCCTTGGTGGGAGGTAGCACGAGATGGGCGCTTCCGGCGTACGCGATCAATCCGAGGGGCTGCGACTCTCTGGCGGCGGCAAGATCACGGATCTTCAGATGCGCCCTTTCCATTCGCGTGGGCAGGGGATCGGCGGTGTCCATACTCACATCCGCCTTCAAGAGGATGATCAGCGGTGTGGCGTCTTCGGTGAAAGGGCTGGGCTCCGGTTTCCACGAGGGGCCGGAGAGGGCGACCACCGCCAGGAGCCATGCGACAAGCACGGGCCAACGGTGGGAACGTTTCGAGCTTCCGTGGTCGACGAGGGCCTCCAGCAATTCGGGCTCGAGTTGATTCCGCCATCCGGCCAACGGGTCCGATCTGCGCTGCCACACCCACCAGATGAGCACCGCCACCGGCGCGAGCAGGAGCGCGGCGGGTCGGAGGAAATGGAAGGTGTCGGGCATGGGGGCGGGGAGTTGCTGCAGAAGCTGGCGAAGGGCGCGAAGTTATCGGATGGTGTGGATGCTTTTGAGAAAGGCCTTCGATGTTTTGGGGGAATGGATCGGTTAGCTGAGTTCGAGTTCGCCGGTCACGGGATGGACCCGAAGAGGGCGTCGTTCGGTTTCCGGGAGAGCGCGAAGGCTCCGGATCGAGATGCGTGATGCGAATGAAACGAGTAGCGCGGCGAGGATGAGCCAGTGGAATACATCGCGGCGCGGCCGATGGCTGAGGGTCTTGATCTCGCGGGTTTCGATACGGTCGAGCTCATCATAGATGCCTGCGAGTTCCTCCCGGTCGGCGGCGAAGAACGATTGCCCTTCGGTCGTGCGCGCGACGTCGTCGAGCGCCTGCTGGTCGAGCTTGTCCTCACCCACGGTCGTCGGGTCACCGATCGCGACGGTGTGGATCCGGATGTCCCGGTCGCTGGCCACGCGGGCGGCTTCGACGGGTGGGACCTGGCTCTTGGTGTCATTGCCGTCGGTCAGCGCGATGATCGTCTTTGCCGGGACCTCGCTTTCCTCAAACAGACGAATTCCGAGACCGATGGCGTCGCCGAATGCGGTGCGCGGGCCGGCCATCCCGACGGCGGTTTCGTCGAGGAGACGATGTGAAAGTGAGAGATCGGTGGAGAAGGGAGCTTGCAGGAAGGGAGAGTCACCGAAGACGACCAGTCCGACCCGGTCGCCCTCGCGGTGTTCGAGGAAGTCTCCGAGGATTTCCTTCACCGCATCCAGCCGACTGACGGTCTCTCCTTCCGCATTGGTGAAGTCCTCCTGGTCCATGGAGCCGGAGAGATCGACGAGCAGCAGCAGATCGCGTGTCGGGGTCTGCTTCTCGATCGGATCTTCGATCCACTGGGGGCGTGCAAGGGCGACAAGTGAGAGGCACCAAATCGCGATCGGGGCAAGGTGCGCGATCCAATTGCTTCCGCCCGGTGAACTCAGCGGGCTTCTGGCGATGGCGCGTTGCAGACGTGCCCCGAAAGGAACCCGCAGGGATCGAGCTTGGGCGGCAAGGGGTGGAGCGAGCCAGCGCACGAGGAGGGGGATCGGCGCCAGCAGCAGGAGCAGTGGGTAAGCGAAACTCAGCATGGCCGGCGGTGGTTGCGGATCCACGAGTCGGCGAAGGCCGCGAGGTCTTCCGGGGGTGCTTCACTGCCGGAGGCATCGTAGACGCTCCCCGTCAGTGCTTTGCCCGCGGCTGCCGGGATTTCGATACTCGCTTGATCTCCGAGCCAACTGATCCACGCGTCGCCATCGAGGCCGGCGACGGTTTCCCGCGGAGCGATGGCGAGAGCGGTCCGCCGGAGGATGCGGGCGATGTCGTGACAGGAGGAGGCATTCGACAATTCCGCGAGGGCGGCCCTGCGGTAGGCGTTTGCTTTCCGGTGTTTCAGTTGGCGTCTGGTGAGCAGGCTGAGCGCGGCGAGTACCACCACCGCGAGCACGATCCATCCGGGAGCCGGAGGCCACCACGGCACGGCGTCGGGAAGGACGATGTCGTGGAGTTTGTCGAGACTGCCCGGATCCTCAGCCATGGTGTCCGAGAAGTTCGTGGATCTGATCAATGACCGGTGTCGCGGTGGAGACCGGGAAGAGCGGGATCCGCAGATCGCGGAAGAGTTTCTGCCAGTAGGCGACCGCCTCACCGAACTCCGCTCGGAATGCCTTGCGGAAGGCGGAGCCAGCGGGAATCTCCCAGTGGTTGCCGCGGTCGGTGGCCTTCATTCCGGGGGCGCCGGCGAGCTGGCCGCCGAGCGGATCATAAACGGCGACGACCATGACGTCGTTGTGCATGCCGAGGCGGGTCACCCGCTCTGAGGTTTCCTCGTCGGCACCGTCGAGGTCCGTGATGAGGATCACGAGGTGATCGTGTTTGGCGCGCGCAAGGGCTAGGTCGAGAGCCTTGTTGAGAGTGATTTCACCCGACGGTGGTTGAGCTTCGGCAAGGCGCTGGTTGAAACGTGTGATCTCGTGCAACAGCCGAAGTGCCTGGGTGGGTCCCCGGTTCGGGGCGATGGTGATCGCCTCGGCCTCGTTGAAGACGATGCCTCCGACACGGTCGCCAACATCGAGGGTCCGCCATGCGGCGAGCGCGGCAAGTTCCGCGGCGGCCACCGACTTCATCGCCCGCCGACTGCCGAAGAACATCGGGGAACGTTGGTCGACCACCAGCAGGACGGGTCGCTCGCGTTCCTCAGCAAAGACCCGGACGTGAGGAGAACGGAGTCGGGCGGTGGCGCGCCAATCGATCGTCCGGATGTCGTCGCCGGCGTGGTAGTGGCGGAGTTCTTCGAAGGCGAGGCCCCGCCCGCGCAGGCGCGACTGGTGTCGGCCGGCAAGCAGCGATCCGACCGGCTGCTTCGGCAGGAACGAGAAGCCCCGCGCCTCCGCCTTGAGAAGGAGGAGATGGTCGAGGTCGATGCTGACGAGGGCCGGCATGGAGGTAGAGGTCTACAGAAGTTCGCGAAGGTCGCTAAGTGATATGCTGGTCAGCGCCGTGGAGAATCATACGGCTGACCCCGTCTACAAGACGCAGGGAGTGAAAGTTGATGAGGAGGCCGACCGGTGCGTCGACCAGCTTCATGTAACTCAGCAACTGAGCCTTGTGAATCGGTGCGACCTTCTCCACGGCCTTCAGTTCGAGGATCAGGCTGTCCTCAATCAAGAGATCGAGGCGCAAGGCTTCTTCGAAGACGAGATCTTTGTATTCGACCCTGACTTGCACCTGCTGTCGCACCTCGATTCCCCTCAGTTTGAGCTCATGCATCAGGCAGCGCTCGTAGATCGACTCGATGAGCCCAGGGCCTTTGTGCTTGTGCACTTCAATCGCCGCACCGATCGCGATGCGACTCAGTTCGTCGGCTCGTTGGAATCTCGGATGCATACCTACTGTATCTTGTTCCTTCGTGCCCTTTGCGGCCTTTTGTAGAAATTCAAACTGCCACGACCTTCTCCAGCAACGCATCGACGACCTCCGTTCGTGTCTTTCCCGCGGCCTCGGCCTGATAGGAGAGGTGGATCCGGTGCGCGAGGCAGGCGGGAGCGACGGCGCGGATGTTTTCGGGAGAAACGAAGTCCTGCCCGTGCAGCCAGGCATGGGCGCGGGAGGCGGCGTCGAGGGCGATGGTGCCGCGCGGACTTGCTCCGAGGCGGATCCACTTCGCCAGGTCGTCACCGAAGCGTTCCGGGTGACGGGTGGCCGTGATCAGGTCGACGATGTACTGCTCGGCAGCATCAGCGACATGGACCGCGTTGACTTCCTTCCGAGCGTCGAAAATCAGCTGCTGGGGCACGGGTGGTGGCGGTTCGGCCGCGGTGCCCGCCTTTTCCCCACGGACCAGACGAAGGATCGCGGCCTCGTTGGCCGGATCGGGATAGGGGACGTGGACATACAGAAGGAAGCGGTCCATTTGCGCTTCCGGCAATGGATAGGTGCCCTCCTGTTCGATCGGGTTCTGAGTCGCCAGCACGAGGAACAGGTCCGGGAGGCGGTGGGTCTTTCCTGCGACCGTGACCTGCCGCTCCTCCATCGCTTCCAGCAGCGCGGCCTGCACCTTCGCTGGCGCGCGGTTGATCTCATCGCCAAGAACGAGATTCCCGAAGATCGGGCCGGGCTGGAAATCGAAGGTTCCGGTTTGCTCCCGGTAGATGTCGGATCCGGTGACGTCGGACGGCAGAAGGTCAGGCGTGAACTGGACGCGGCTGAAGTCGCTTTCGATCAGCCTGGAGAGCGTCTTGATCGAGCGGGTCTTCGCGACACCCGGGAGGCCTTCCATCAGCAGGTGGCCATTGGCGAGCAGGGCGACTAGGATTCGTTCTACGACGGTCTGCTGCCCGATCACCGAGGCGTTCATCGAGTCGGAGATGCGGAGAATGGCTTCGCGTGGAGTCATCGGATTGCGTTTCTACAAAAGGTTGCGAAGGACGCAAAGTGGGAAGCGGGTCTTCATCGTCGTCATCGTTCTCCTACTCGTTCTCGCCCTCGACGACTGCGACAGGAATCGAGGATGAGGGACGAGTAGGAGGACGAGTACGATTTTGGGAGAGGGTGTCAGGGGGCTGCCGGATACACCCGGTTCCAGTCGTCCTTCATGCTGACGATGGTCCAGCCGCGATCTGGGCCCTCCTTCAGGCCCCGATCCAGTCTGCCGACGTGGCTCTCACGATCATAGGCCCACTCCCGTTCGGCATCGGTGTGATGAACCAGCAGCCCGAAACGAGCGCCTTCCCCCGACGTTGTCCACTCGAGCATCTGGAAGTCGCCATCGGAATTGCCGGCGGCGAAGATCGGGCGGCGCCCGATGTGCTGGTGGATGCCGACCGGCTTGCCTTCCTTGTCGTCGATGAAGTCGAGTTCAGGCAGCTTCACGATCACCGGTTTGCCATCCCGGACTTCGTAGCCCGCCTTGATGCTGGATCCCACGACCTGCTGCGGTGGGATGCCATATACGTCTTCCGCGAAGACCCGGAGGAAATCGATTCCTCCACCGGAGACAATGAAGGTCTTGAATTCGTTCGCGCGGAGATAGGCGAGCAGTTCGAGCATCGGCTGAAACACCATCTCGGTGTAGGGGCGTTTCGTCTTGGGATGGCGTGCGGTCGCGAGCCACTTGCCAACCGTCGCGCGGAATTCCTCATCCGTCAGCCCGGCGTGGGTCGCCATGGCCATCTTCAGCAAGGCTTCCTCGCCGCCCTCCAGTGCCTTCTCCACTTCGCCCTTCAGGACAGAGGCGAACGGTTCCTCCTCTTTCCATTCCGGGTGCCGGGGAGCGAGTTCCTTGATCCGGTCGAAGATGTAGAAGGCTTGGAAATAGATCGGTTGCTCCGACCAGAGACAACCGTCGTTGTCGAAAGTCGCGATCCGCGCAGCCGGGTCGACATAGTCGGCGGATCCGGGAGTCGTGACGTTCTCAACGAACGAAACGATTGCCTTCTTGGTTTCCGTCTCTTGCCAGGACGGGAGGGGGTCGGCCACGGCGGACAGAACGGATGCGAGGGCGAGTGGGAAAAGGAGTTTCATGGTATGAGGACGGGAAAACCGCGCCCGGACGGGTCCGGGCGCGGTGGGTTGCGATGCGTCCCGAGGGCTTCGCTGCCCCCGGAGAGTGTTAGTGGCTGGCTCCTTCCTGGAGTTTCTCAAGCACCTGATCGAGGCCGAAGGTGCCGGCCTTCTGGCGGGGCGGGTACTCCTGATAGGTGGCGAGGTGCTGGCTGACGAATGCCTGTGCGGGCACAAGGACATACGCGCGTTCCAGTCGCCATTTCGGATATCCGATCGCCTCGTGGTCCGCCCGCTCGAACGGATCGGTGCGCAGGCAGAAGAGCTTCGGCAGCCGAAGTGTCACGAGCGGTTCCTGCCAGACGTCGAAGCCGTGGCCGCGTTGCTCCATGAAGACGACTTTCCAGCGGTCGTAGCGGAGGTTCGCGAGGCTGCCGTCGTCGGTCCAGTAGAAGAACTCCTTCCGCGGCGCATCCTCGGTCTCACCCTTGAGGTAGGGGATCAGGTT is part of the Haloferula helveola genome and encodes:
- a CDS encoding tetratricopeptide repeat protein, yielding MKIAAVFVLSSGFWLTADQQGQRAFDGGRFDAAAENFEDPMWKGAAYYRAGEFKSAQAAFARLDTAEAHYNRGNCLIFLGQYDDAMASYDRALARVPGWQEARDNRNIALARAERMQQEGGEMGDQQIGADEIVFDKKKSGGEDTSVAGEQATDSASMQAMWLRRVQTEPADFLKAKFAYQIRFEEEVGP
- a CDS encoding VWA domain-containing protein, with the protein product MPDTFHFLRPAALLLAPVAVLIWWVWQRRSDPLAGWRNQLEPELLEALVDHGSSKRSHRWPVLVAWLLAVVALSGPSWKPEPSPFTEDATPLIILLKADVSMDTADPLPTRMERAHLKIRDLAAARESQPLGLIAYAGSAHLVLPPTKDTEAVAMTAAEITPEIMPVQGDRLDLAIDRAMPLMNATGGTLLVITDASTAATDRLSESYGSAGKPYVQILAITGAGVSTDGLGQVADSLNSDVIAMAADDSDIDRIVARAARTPVAVTADGGTRWQDGGYLLVPLLCVLALSPFRKEAKPEMQS
- a CDS encoding VWA domain-containing protein codes for the protein MLSFAYPLLLLLAPIPLLVRWLAPPLAAQARSLRVPFGARLQRAIARSPLSSPGGSNWIAHLAPIAIWCLSLVALARPQWIEDPIEKQTPTRDLLLLVDLSGSMDQEDFTNAEGETVSRLDAVKEILGDFLEHREGDRVGLVVFGDSPFLQAPFSTDLSLSHRLLDETAVGMAGPRTAFGDAIGLGIRLFEESEVPAKTIIALTDGNDTKSQVPPVEAARVASDRDIRIHTVAIGDPTTVGEDKLDQQALDDVARTTEGQSFFAADREELAGIYDELDRIETREIKTLSHRPRRDVFHWLILAALLVSFASRISIRSLRALPETERRPLRVHPVTGELELS
- a CDS encoding DUF4381 domain-containing protein translates to MAEDPGSLDKLHDIVLPDAVPWWPPAPGWIVLAVVVLAALSLLTRRQLKHRKANAYRRAALAELSNASSCHDIARILRRTALAIAPRETVAGLDGDAWISWLGDQASIEIPAAAGKALTGSVYDASGSEAPPEDLAAFADSWIRNHRRPC
- a CDS encoding DUF58 domain-containing protein, coding for MPALVSIDLDHLLLLKAEARGFSFLPKQPVGSLLAGRHQSRLRGRGLAFEELRHYHAGDDIRTIDWRATARLRSPHVRVFAEERERPVLLVVDQRSPMFFGSRRAMKSVAAAELAALAAWRTLDVGDRVGGIVFNEAEAITIAPNRGPTQALRLLHEITRFNQRLAEAQPPSGEITLNKALDLALARAKHDHLVILITDLDGADEETSERVTRLGMHNDVMVVAVYDPLGGQLAGAPGMKATDRGNHWEIPAGSAFRKAFRAEFGEAVAYWQKLFRDLRIPLFPVSTATPVIDQIHELLGHHG
- a CDS encoding GxxExxY protein — translated: MHPRFQRADELSRIAIGAAIEVHKHKGPGLIESIYERCLMHELKLRGIEVRQQVQVRVEYKDLVFEEALRLDLLIEDSLILELKAVEKVAPIHKAQLLSYMKLVDAPVGLLINFHSLRLVDGVSRMILHGADQHIT
- a CDS encoding MoxR family ATPase, which produces MTPREAILRISDSMNASVIGQQTVVERILVALLANGHLLMEGLPGVAKTRSIKTLSRLIESDFSRVQFTPDLLPSDVTGSDIYREQTGTFDFQPGPIFGNLVLGDEINRAPAKVQAALLEAMEERQVTVAGKTHRLPDLFLVLATQNPIEQEGTYPLPEAQMDRFLLYVHVPYPDPANEAAILRLVRGEKAGTAAEPPPPVPQQLIFDARKEVNAVHVADAAEQYIVDLITATRHPERFGDDLAKWIRLGASPRGTIALDAASRAHAWLHGQDFVSPENIRAVAPACLAHRIHLSYQAEAAGKTRTEVVDALLEKVVAV
- a CDS encoding HAD family hydrolase; its protein translation is MKLLFPLALASVLSAVADPLPSWQETETKKAIVSFVENVTTPGSADYVDPAARIATFDNDGCLWSEQPIYFQAFYIFDRIKELAPRHPEWKEEEPFASVLKGEVEKALEGGEEALLKMAMATHAGLTDEEFRATVGKWLATARHPKTKRPYTEMVFQPMLELLAYLRANEFKTFIVSGGGIDFLRVFAEDVYGIPPQQVVGSSIKAGYEVRDGKPVIVKLPELDFIDDKEGKPVGIHQHIGRRPIFAAGNSDGDFQMLEWTTSGEGARFGLLVHHTDAEREWAYDRESHVGRLDRGLKEGPDRGWTIVSMKDDWNRVYPAAP